In Bacteroidia bacterium, the following are encoded in one genomic region:
- a CDS encoding acyl carrier protein, translating into MSETTTLTNQATIEKINSIFINEFEVDASDISPDKNLKETLDLDSLDYVDLVVLIDDNFGFKPKGEDFTTIVTIQDFYNFVITNARK; encoded by the coding sequence ATGTCTGAAACAACTACCTTAACCAACCAAGCAACCATTGAAAAGATTAATTCTATCTTCATAAATGAGTTTGAAGTGGATGCCAGTGATATATCACCGGACAAAAACTTAAAAGAAACCTTGGATCTGGATAGCCTTGATTATGTAGATTTGGTAGTACTGATTGATGACAATTTTGGATTTAAACCAAAAGGCGAAGATTTTACAACCATCGTGACTATCCAGGATTTCTATAATTTTGTAATTACCAATGCTAGAAAATAA
- a CDS encoding integration host factor subunit beta translates to MTKADIINEISEKTGVEKVAVSATVEAFMKIVKTSITTGNNVYLRGFGSFIVKKRAAKTGRIITKNQSIVIPEHFIPAFRPAKTFVDKVKKNQKSK, encoded by the coding sequence ATGACAAAAGCTGACATTATCAACGAGATTTCCGAGAAAACCGGAGTTGAAAAAGTTGCAGTATCTGCTACCGTTGAAGCATTCATGAAAATTGTAAAAACTTCAATTACCACTGGTAACAATGTTTACTTACGTGGATTTGGAAGTTTTATAGTAAAAAAACGCGCCGCTAAGACTGGTCGTATTATTACCAAAAACCAAAGCATCGTTATTCCTGAACATTTTATTCCTGCTTTCCGTCCTGCAAAAACCTTTGTAGACAAAGTGAAGAAAAATCAGAAATCGAAATAA
- a CDS encoding tetratricopeptide repeat protein: MNSKGLQLGAILFCALVAVGFYLLPKKAPAGLAKKMPMAQLDTSFSFSDFETEARNSLDSGSLAALNSWETKGDTASLKQAAEFWASVQNAGMSGYCIEKITRIAPTVENWYNAGFRYLIAARTTEKDGQKLFFTKKAISSFENVLAKDSGNLEAKANLGVCFVEGAQLLGSPPMQGVKLLLDVVAKDPNNVTALVNLGYFALQSGQLDKALERFNYLVQIKPDYLDAYIYLANVYEKMGKKDEAIKTIEILKSKTKDPEFQVQLQNYIQEIKSS, from the coding sequence ATGAATTCCAAAGGTTTGCAGTTAGGTGCAATTCTTTTCTGTGCTTTGGTTGCAGTAGGTTTTTACCTGCTTCCTAAAAAGGCTCCTGCTGGATTGGCAAAAAAAATGCCTATGGCCCAACTGGATACCTCTTTTTCCTTTTCGGATTTTGAAACAGAAGCCAGAAACAGCTTAGATAGCGGTTCTCTGGCGGCTTTAAATTCTTGGGAGACAAAAGGAGATACAGCCAGTTTAAAACAAGCCGCCGAATTTTGGGCTTCTGTTCAAAATGCCGGGATGTCGGGTTATTGCATTGAAAAAATTACCAGAATTGCACCAACGGTAGAAAACTGGTATAATGCCGGTTTTCGTTATCTAATTGCGGCTAGAACCACCGAAAAGGATGGACAAAAGCTTTTCTTCACCAAAAAGGCTATTTCCTCCTTTGAAAATGTTTTAGCAAAAGATTCCGGTAACCTAGAAGCCAAAGCTAATTTAGGTGTTTGTTTCGTTGAAGGTGCTCAACTACTAGGTAGTCCACCCATGCAAGGTGTTAAACTCTTGTTGGATGTGGTTGCTAAGGATCCAAACAATGTTACAGCCTTGGTTAATTTAGGATATTTTGCCTTGCAAAGCGGACAATTGGACAAAGCATTGGAACGATTCAATTACCTTGTTCAAATTAAGCCGGATTACCTCGATGCCTATATCTACCTTGCCAATGTTTATGAAAAGATGGGTAAGAAAGATGAAGCTATCAAAACAATCGAAATATTGAAATCGAAGACCAAAGATCCTGAATTCCAAGTTCAACTTCAGAACTACATTCAGGAAATTAAATCTTCATAA
- a CDS encoding ribonuclease E/G, producing the protein MNYELVIDASQSEVVIALLRDKQLIEMHREKGNSDFAVGDIYLGRIKKIMPGLNAAFVDVGYEKDAFLHYLDLGPQVQSLLKYMKLAQQGKINHSTLQHFKQEPDIIKTGKITQVLNNIAMIPVQIAKEPISNKGPRISSEISIAGRYVVLVPFSERVSVSQKIKTNEERDRLRKMAQETKPKGFGVIVRTVAEGKSIAELEADMKELVAKWDSLFQELKKAQPPVKLIGEINKKLAILRDILNDTFQAIHVNNAEIADEIQNYLKNKSTGLEGIVKLYKGKAPIFDHFGVDRQIKAAFGKTVTFKNGGYLILEHTEAMHVIDVNSGNRSSENNQEANALETNLEAAKEIARQLRLRDMGGIIVIDFIDMHNQEHKNQLYQVLKDEMKTDKAKHNILPPSKFGLVQLTRQRVRPETNIKVLEKCPTCNGSGEIGPTILVTDEIENNIRFILKEQNEKNITLAVHPFVGSYLQHGLPSTQMRWWWKYGSWVKINSISSLNFLEYQFYNKVGEEITV; encoded by the coding sequence ATGAATTATGAACTAGTCATTGACGCCTCCCAGAGTGAGGTAGTCATTGCCCTGCTTCGCGATAAGCAACTCATAGAAATGCATCGTGAAAAGGGAAATTCCGATTTTGCCGTCGGAGATATCTATTTGGGCCGGATCAAAAAAATTATGCCGGGCCTAAATGCTGCCTTTGTTGATGTAGGTTATGAAAAAGATGCCTTCCTGCATTACCTCGACCTTGGACCTCAGGTTCAAAGCCTTCTTAAATATATGAAGTTGGCTCAACAAGGTAAAATCAACCATAGCACCTTACAACATTTTAAACAAGAACCCGATATTATCAAAACAGGTAAAATTACCCAGGTACTGAATAATATCGCCATGATTCCGGTTCAAATTGCCAAAGAACCTATCTCGAATAAGGGTCCTCGAATATCTTCCGAAATTTCAATAGCCGGAAGGTATGTAGTTCTTGTCCCTTTTAGCGAAAGAGTATCTGTTTCTCAGAAAATTAAAACCAACGAGGAGCGCGATAGACTCAGGAAAATGGCTCAAGAAACCAAACCAAAGGGCTTCGGAGTTATTGTACGTACAGTTGCAGAAGGGAAAAGCATAGCTGAACTCGAAGCAGATATGAAAGAATTGGTTGCCAAATGGGATAGCCTTTTTCAAGAACTTAAAAAAGCTCAGCCTCCGGTAAAATTGATCGGAGAAATAAATAAGAAACTTGCCATCCTGCGCGATATACTCAATGACACTTTTCAGGCTATTCACGTAAATAATGCCGAAATTGCCGATGAAATTCAGAATTACCTGAAGAATAAATCCACCGGATTGGAAGGAATAGTGAAGCTTTATAAAGGCAAGGCACCCATTTTTGACCATTTTGGCGTTGATAGACAAATTAAAGCGGCATTTGGAAAAACCGTCACGTTCAAAAATGGTGGTTATCTGATATTAGAGCATACCGAGGCAATGCATGTAATTGATGTAAATAGCGGTAACCGTTCTTCAGAAAACAATCAGGAAGCTAATGCATTGGAAACCAATCTGGAAGCAGCCAAAGAAATAGCACGCCAGCTTCGATTGCGTGATATGGGTGGAATCATCGTGATTGATTTCATTGATATGCACAACCAAGAACATAAAAACCAACTTTATCAAGTATTGAAAGATGAGATGAAGACCGATAAGGCCAAGCATAACATTCTTCCTCCATCAAAATTCGGTTTGGTTCAGTTAACCCGCCAAAGGGTACGACCTGAAACAAATATCAAAGTGCTTGAAAAATGCCCTACTTGCAACGGAAGTGGTGAAATTGGACCAACCATTTTGGTAACAGACGAAATTGAAAACAACATCCGCTTCATCCTAAAGGAGCAAAATGAGAAAAATATTACCCTGGCGGTTCATCCATTTGTGGGATCTTATCTGCAACATGGACTTCCTTCAACTCAAATGCGTTGGTGGTGGAAGTATGGATCTTGGGTGAAAATTAACTCCATCTCTTCTCTTAACTTCCTTGAATATCAATTCTATAACAAAGTTGGAGAGGAAATAACCGTTTAA
- a CDS encoding glycosyltransferase family 4 protein — protein sequence MNYKKPKLLMFFIKRASFIEKDIRILSRQFDVIEFQFNASSKLLLPWVFFKQFTFLLFNLSSFSVCISQFGGYHSFLPGLLGKIFKVPHIIICCGSDCVAYPTLSYGNLRNGLLKWFIGKSYFLANLLCPVHEKLMAYENTYYLEDNKLQGVFNFFPQLNTPVFPVENGYDPEQWKPNGPRKKQFLTVAGYMEDANRAKLKGVDLVEQLARYFPDYEFVLIGASRQTNTSNDPANLKRIPLVPNHEIGKFYQESLFYLQFSISEGFPNSLSEAMASGCVPIVSNVSSMPEIIGDTGFILEIRDINKLVDLVKLALHADLNSLSEKARERIITHYPQSNRELKLFQAISSLVPNL from the coding sequence TCCTTTATCGAAAAGGATATTAGAATTCTTTCTAGACAATTCGATGTGATTGAATTTCAATTTAATGCGTCTAGTAAATTGCTCCTTCCTTGGGTTTTTTTTAAACAATTTACTTTTCTTTTATTTAATCTCTCAAGCTTTTCAGTTTGTATTTCGCAATTCGGCGGTTATCACTCCTTTTTGCCCGGCCTTCTAGGAAAGATTTTTAAAGTTCCTCATATTATCATTTGTTGCGGAAGTGATTGTGTGGCTTACCCGACTTTAAGCTACGGAAATCTTCGAAATGGTCTTTTGAAATGGTTTATTGGTAAAAGTTATTTTTTGGCTAATTTGCTTTGTCCGGTTCATGAAAAATTAATGGCTTATGAAAACACTTACTATTTGGAAGACAACAAATTGCAAGGGGTTTTCAATTTTTTCCCTCAACTTAATACCCCGGTTTTTCCTGTAGAAAATGGCTACGACCCCGAACAATGGAAACCAAACGGGCCTCGGAAAAAGCAATTTCTAACTGTTGCAGGTTACATGGAAGACGCCAACCGAGCCAAACTTAAAGGTGTAGATTTGGTGGAACAACTTGCAAGATACTTTCCTGATTATGAGTTTGTTCTAATTGGAGCATCCCGGCAAACCAATACCAGTAATGATCCTGCCAACTTAAAACGTATTCCTTTGGTGCCAAACCATGAAATTGGTAAATTTTACCAAGAATCTTTGTTTTATTTGCAATTCTCCATATCCGAAGGTTTTCCAAATTCTTTATCAGAAGCTATGGCATCTGGTTGTGTGCCAATTGTTTCTAATGTTTCTTCTATGCCTGAAATCATTGGTGATACTGGATTTATTCTAGAAATTCGCGATATCAATAAATTGGTTGATTTGGTAAAATTGGCCCTTCATGCCGACTTAAACTCCTTGTCTGAAAAGGCTCGTGAACGAATTATTACGCATTATCCTCAATCTAATAGGGAATTGAAATTGTTCCAGGCTATTTCTTCACTTGTTCCTAATTTGTAG